The segment GGTTGACATAAGCTGTGATAACAAATGAGAAACACAAATCCTATCTCTAAGCTTAAATTAAGAATTCCAAAATAAAAGTAAGAACACTTCCACCAGAATTATTATTAATGGGGGAATAGCAACCCAAAGATCATACCTTTTTAATAGACAAAATGAGTCCATGAATAAATCTAGGAGGTGTGCAGTTGATCCCAACAGAAACAACTTTCTTGCATGATTCAGCAATTGAGACACATTCAAGCAAAGAATCACCACTGACCACATGGACACCATCCTTGGAGTTGAAAGAAAACCATGCTGgaatcttaatattttcttccTCAAGAAGCTCAGCATAAGCCTGCATGGCCATCCATCATTCAAGGAAAACAAATCAAAACGTGAAATACCAAAAATGCACAAAAGCCATCATTTATAGCAAAGAATAATCCCCCCTGATTATTAACCCTTTTCATAGCAGTTCAAGCTTTgaatcaagataaaaaaaatttgagcaTTGCCCCAATCAAAATCCAGGCACTTTAATTGAGTAATGTGAGAAATCTATGGGCCAGATGCAGTGTGAAGCCATTTGCTGATAATGATAAAAATCAGTCCAACTTCAAATTTccttgtgaaaaaataaaaaagttaaaatattaaagCCATCTTGCCAAATACCTGAGCTTCAAGCTTATTAGGAACTGTTTCGAATGCAATTAGGTCAGCACCTGCATCTGCTAGGATCTGAACCCTTCTCCGATGAAAATCTTTCAAGGTTTCCACAGTTATTTCATCACCATAAATACCACTGCAGGAAgtcaacaataaaataacacATGTTATGACTAAATTACCAGTTCACATGAAGATGTTGACCTGTCATTCACATAATAGGAGGTAGCAATACATAATATTCCACAAATTCCATTCTAAGAATTTTTTCAAGCCAAAAAGGGTCATGTTTTCAGACAGACAGATTTGTAAACAGAGAATTGATGTGaaacttcaaaaataatataCCTACAAGGGTAGTAAATTAAAGTATCCATAAAATCAGAAAAATGATGGAGTGAAatgattacaaataaaaataaataaataaattgaactcCATCAAGATACACACTGCTAATCAACAAACTGGGGGGAAAAACTCTCATAATCACCTAATGAAAACAGTAGCTCATGCAATGACTTTGGGAAGTAGCGTCCACTCACCTGTACTCAGACCCATCAGCTAAATAAGCTCCATAACTCCCCACAGATGCTGCAACTAAAATGGGACGGTGTTTAAGAATCCTTCCATCTTCACTATCATCACAAGTAAATTCAATACATCTGTCATAATACATTTTCCGAGCCTCACAGGCGATCTCCACACTTTTTCTAAGCAAGGCTTCACTTTCTCCTCTAGAGAAGCCTCTAGCTTCAAACCCCTGAATAGTAGCCTGTTCACATATATGTAGGCTGAATTAACCTGAATGTCAATTTAATATAGACAGGTTAGATAGATAAGTAGACAGACAGAGTTACCTGGTAAGAAGCTGTGATTATAATATCTGCACCAGCTTCAAGGTAATCAAGGTGTACCTGCACTATCAAGCAACTCAATAAATTATGCAAAGATAGAAACATGTAATTATCATCCCACCATGTCAGTAAATATAAAGGAAACATTTCCACTCAGCCTACAGATTTCATGTTCATACTTTGCCAGTCAAAAAATTTCCACTCGACCTACAGCTTTCTTGCTCATCCTTTGTCAGTCAGCCCATGTCACCAATTGCAACTCATAGTCAACATCTGTAGACCAGCCACCCCATCCCATCCCAAACCAAGGGGGAAATCCCAACTCAAATAATCATCAACATATGGAACTTTATGAGCAcagccaaaaaaaaaagctcaaacAGTAGCAATTATccagtagaaaaagaaaataactttcAATTGTATCTGTTATCACAAAATTCTCTTTTCtaatggaaaagagaaaaaatccCTATGGTGCTTTGTGATGTCATAGTCACCAAAGTGTCCACATCAGCAACATTGTAGTACATATAATGAAGGGAATATCCACCTAATAAGACTCTCAGCAGgcacataaaaatattttcacttgtAATAGTTCAAGTGTTTAAATCAATCTATTTTTTAGTACAATATTGAATGACAACATTGTAAGTAATAACCcctttttaatacttgagtGGGGGACTGTGGTCAGTTATAGAGTAACTAGAAGGGAATTTACATGCAGGGATGTATAATCTCAGGATATAAAATTGGTGAGAGTAAACTTTGCATTGGATGAGTGGGGGTGTGTAATATAGACACGGACCAGAGAGATCCCAGTCCAAGATTTTCTTTTGACAGACAACACACAACTACCAGTAATGCCCCATACTATTCATTAAATAATGCATGTTCACAATGAGAAACCAGACCCACATAGGCGGTCCAAATTCATAATGCATACCATCTTAAATTCCCACACTGCAACATTCTGATTCTTCACTCCAAGTAATCTCAAAGAGTCCCACCCCAAATTCACAAATCTACTCCCCTTCAAGTATGAATCCAGATTCCTAAACTTGATCTGATACTTCCATGGGAAGCTGTGATTGGTTAGTATAACTCACCAGATGAAGATTCAATAAAAAGGAGCTAAACATTTCTCTAGATATATCCTAgtgataaaaaaatagttaattctttaaggcaaaaaaataaaataaaataccatcAATGGTCCCAtactatttattaaataatcttgTCTGGGATAAGAAACCGTGCCCATACGCTGGTCCAACTCCATACATCCACAGTACATCTTAGATTCTCATGGCTAAAAgatccatttttctttctctccctACATTTTATCAGAAATCAAACAGAACACACGAAACCCTAATAAGCTTAGCACTTCTTCAATATGCCTGGAATCCATCAAATCCACAGAGATCCACTCAACGTacaaaacaacaaaatcaacaaaCGAACAGCTTGCGAATGCGCACAAACATAAGAAATGGGAGCGAGAGACTACCGTGCGAATGAGGTGAGGAGAACTGAGGAGGCATTTGGCGCTCCAGAGAGGGTCATTTAGGTCGGCGCCGTGGCGCTCGAGCTCCGTCGCGAGACCGCCATCTATGACGGCGACACCGCCGGTTTGGAGGAGGAAATCGGAAATGAAAGAGGAGGGTTGGAGGTCGACGTGGCCCATGGGAGACACCAAGTCAAGACCGAGTTGAGAAACTGAGTTCCGGCGACACCGGCTCGTTAGTTGTTTATGGCGGTTAGCTCAGTCCCGGACCCCAACAGCCACATACCATGAAATGTCGATATCGATGCTGTGTGTCTAGATCCTTAGCGTTTT is part of the Vitis riparia cultivar Riparia Gloire de Montpellier isolate 1030 chromosome 17, EGFV_Vit.rip_1.0, whole genome shotgun sequence genome and harbors:
- the LOC117904462 gene encoding homocysteine S-methyltransferase 2-like; its protein translation is MGHVDLQPSSFISDFLLQTGGVAVIDGGLATELERHGADLNDPLWSAKCLLSSPHLIRTVHLDYLEAGADIIITASYQATIQGFEARGFSRGESEALLRKSVEIACEARKMYYDRCIEFTCDDSEDGRILKHRPILVAASVGSYGAYLADGSEYSGIYGDEITVETLKDFHRRRVQILADAGADLIAFETVPNKLEAQAYAELLEEENIKIPAWFSFNSKDGVHVVSGDSLLECVSIAESCKKVVSVGINCTPPRFIHGLILSIKKVTTKPILIYPNSGESYDPEQKEWVQKTGVSVEDFVSYVNKWCEVGASLVGGCCRTTPNTIRAIYRTLSNNRSATASLES